In Nocardioides sp. InS609-2, a single genomic region encodes these proteins:
- a CDS encoding hydrogenase maturation protease, translated as MAGIGNLFCGDDGFGPEVVRRLVASGTLPEEVRAVDYGIRGMHLAYDLLDGYDALVIVDALPGDGAPGTLDVLEVGEGDLGAGAFDPHGMAPVAVLASLSDLGGSLPPTYVVGCRPADVGDGIGLSDEVEAAVPEAMATVLAVLRERVPALDGAG; from the coding sequence GTGGCCGGCATCGGCAACCTCTTCTGCGGCGACGACGGGTTCGGTCCCGAGGTCGTCCGGCGCTTGGTCGCGTCCGGCACCCTGCCCGAGGAGGTGCGCGCTGTCGACTACGGCATCCGCGGCATGCATCTGGCCTACGACCTCCTCGACGGGTACGACGCGCTCGTGATCGTCGACGCCCTGCCCGGTGACGGCGCCCCCGGCACCCTCGACGTGCTCGAGGTCGGCGAGGGTGACCTCGGCGCCGGCGCGTTCGACCCGCACGGGATGGCCCCGGTCGCCGTCCTGGCCAGCCTGTCCGACCTGGGCGGCTCCCTGCCCCCGACGTACGTCGTGGGGTGCCGGCCGGCCGACGTCGGTGACGGGATCGGGCTCTCCGACGAGGTCGAGGCCGCGGTGCCAGAGGCGATGGCGACCGTGCTCGCCGTACTCCGCGAACGCGTGCCGGCACTGGACGGGGCCGGCTGA
- a CDS encoding glycosyltransferase, whose amino-acid sequence MLPLALALREVGHEVLWATSAHATRHVAAAGLDTAPAGAAGPEFLEAVGRLHATAAGIAPPERAAFMYPRLFGELLTPPMAADLLPLAQEWRPDLMVHEQGELASPLVGAVLGTPSVTHSFGGAIPAEIMAAAGERVAPLWAAYVQDPAPYAGCFTSLYLDICPSSVQSVATDHIPAVQPLRPVTRGPDQQPDDEPPLVYLTLGTVQNHAPILPTVAAALSALPIRLLVAVGPDGDPSSLGELPPNVQVEKWVDQPQVLERCSVVVSHAGSGTFLGALAAGRPQLCMPLGADQFRNSAGATRSGTALVLTPGEVNAESVTWAVSRLMTEDSFTDRARSVAAEIAHMPSPAEVVDVLVERFSRT is encoded by the coding sequence ATGCTCCCGCTTGCTCTGGCCCTCCGGGAGGTCGGTCACGAGGTGCTGTGGGCCACCAGCGCACACGCGACCCGGCACGTCGCGGCCGCCGGCCTGGACACGGCACCAGCAGGCGCGGCGGGACCAGAGTTCCTCGAGGCGGTCGGTCGGCTGCATGCGACCGCGGCCGGGATCGCGCCGCCCGAGCGTGCGGCCTTCATGTACCCCCGTCTGTTCGGCGAGCTGCTGACGCCGCCCATGGCGGCGGACCTGCTGCCGCTCGCGCAGGAGTGGCGACCCGACCTGATGGTCCATGAGCAAGGTGAGCTGGCCTCGCCGCTGGTCGGTGCCGTGCTGGGGACGCCGAGTGTGACGCATTCATTCGGCGGGGCGATCCCGGCCGAGATCATGGCCGCGGCAGGAGAGCGCGTCGCCCCCCTCTGGGCCGCCTACGTGCAGGACCCCGCGCCGTACGCCGGGTGCTTCACGTCGCTCTATCTGGACATCTGCCCGTCGTCGGTGCAGTCGGTCGCGACGGACCACATCCCTGCCGTGCAGCCGTTGCGACCGGTTACGCGCGGCCCGGACCAGCAGCCGGACGACGAACCGCCGCTCGTCTACCTCACCCTCGGCACGGTCCAGAACCACGCGCCGATCCTGCCCACCGTCGCCGCGGCACTGTCCGCCCTGCCGATCCGGCTCCTCGTCGCGGTCGGGCCCGATGGCGACCCGAGCTCGCTGGGGGAGCTGCCGCCGAACGTGCAGGTCGAGAAGTGGGTCGACCAGCCGCAGGTGCTGGAGCGCTGCTCCGTGGTGGTGTCCCACGCGGGCTCGGGCACGTTCCTGGGCGCGCTGGCCGCCGGCCGGCCACAGCTGTGCATGCCACTGGGGGCAGATCAGTTCCGCAACTCCGCCGGCGCAACCCGGTCGGGTACGGCGCTGGTGCTGACCCCGGGCGAGGTGAATGCGGAGTCGGTCACCTGGGCTGTGTCCAGGTTGATGACCGAGGACTCGTTCACCGACCGGGCACGATCCGTGGCGGCGGAGATCGCCCACATGCCGTCGCCCGCGGAGGTGGTCGACGTGCTCGTGGAGCGGTTCAGCAGGACGTGA
- a CDS encoding DUF5947 family protein → MTAPGGSPLASLRRITSTRPAPVVGERCEMCAATIADEHQHVVNLESRVLMCTCRGCYLLFTAEHAELRYRAVPDRYLSFPDFDFGAREWDELQIPVGLAFLFKNSVQDRIIAFYPGPAGATESELPLDAWDRIVAANAQLDHLHADVEALLLRAADRDHPDYTAHVVPIDACYELVGRLRSLWRGFDGGTEARAAIDDFFTMVVERSRPAPPAPGLPS, encoded by the coding sequence ATGACTGCCCCCGGCGGCTCCCCGCTCGCCTCGCTCCGCCGGATCACCAGCACCCGGCCGGCGCCGGTGGTGGGGGAGCGCTGCGAGATGTGTGCCGCGACGATCGCCGACGAGCACCAGCACGTGGTCAATCTCGAGAGCAGGGTGCTGATGTGCACGTGTCGGGGGTGCTACCTGCTGTTCACCGCCGAGCATGCCGAGCTGCGCTACCGCGCCGTACCCGACCGCTATCTCTCGTTCCCCGACTTCGACTTCGGCGCCCGCGAGTGGGACGAGCTCCAGATCCCGGTCGGGCTGGCCTTCCTCTTCAAGAACTCCGTGCAGGACCGCATCATCGCCTTCTATCCCGGTCCGGCCGGCGCGACCGAGTCGGAGCTCCCGCTCGACGCCTGGGACCGCATCGTGGCGGCCAACGCGCAGCTCGACCACCTGCACGCCGACGTGGAGGCGCTGCTGCTGCGCGCTGCCGATCGGGACCACCCGGACTACACCGCACACGTCGTGCCCATCGACGCGTGCTACGAGCTGGTCGGCCGGTTGCGGTCTCTGTGGCGTGGCTTCGACGGCGGCACCGAGGCGCGCGCCGCGATCGACGACTTCTTCACGATGGTCGTCGAACGCAGCAGGCCGGCACCCCCCGCCCCGGGGCTACCGTCATGA
- a CDS encoding hydrogenase maturation nickel metallochaperone HypA: protein MHELAIAESVVSTVLERTGGRVSVVRLRVGRMSGVVPDALVFCFELAAAGTALAGATLEIEEQAGLAHCRDCDTDFSMRDAFLLCDCGSADVELLSGRELQVTSVEVV, encoded by the coding sequence ATGCACGAGCTGGCCATCGCGGAGAGCGTGGTGTCGACGGTGCTCGAACGCACCGGCGGCCGGGTGAGCGTCGTACGCCTCCGGGTGGGCCGGATGTCGGGCGTGGTGCCGGATGCGCTGGTGTTCTGCTTCGAGCTCGCGGCCGCGGGCACCGCCCTGGCGGGCGCGACGCTCGAGATCGAGGAGCAGGCCGGGCTGGCGCACTGTCGCGACTGCGACACCGACTTCTCGATGCGCGACGCGTTCCTGCTGTGCGACTGCGGGAGCGCCGACGTCGAGCTGCTGTCCGGTCGCGAGCTCCAGGTGACTTCAGTGGAAGTGGTGTGA
- a CDS encoding nickel-dependent hydrogenase large subunit, which translates to MTEDANGLTEMAWDPITRIVGSLGIYTKIDFKQKTVVECKSTSSIFRGYSIFMKGKDPRDAHFITSRICGICGDNHATCSCYAQNMAYGVKPPHLGEWIVNLGEAAEYMFDHNIFQENLVGVDYCEKMVAETNPGVLELANNTESPNAEAHGYRTIGDIMRSLNPFTGEFYREALQVSRWTREMFCLMEGRHVHPSTLYPGGVGTVATIQLMTDYITRLMRYVEFMKKVVPMHDDLFDFFYQALPGYEEVGNRRILLACWGSFQDPEHCNFEYKDMTNWGRKMYVTPGIVVDGKLVTTDLVEINLGIRILLGSSYYDDWEGQEIFVEKDPLGNPVDRRHPWNQHTNPKPQKRDLDNKYSWVMSPRWFDGKDYLALDTGGGPLARLWSTALAGLVDIGYVQSTGESVKINLPKTALKGPVELEWKIPQWSNTLERNRARTYFQAYAAACALHFAEKALVEIRAGRTKTWEKFTVPETGIGCGFTEAVRGVLSHHMVIRDGKIANYHPYPPTPWNANPRDSYGTPGPYEDAVQGQPIFEENDREHFKGIDIMRTVRSFDPCLPCGVHMYLGEGQKLELMHSPTQSVSG; encoded by the coding sequence ATGACCGAGGACGCAAACGGCCTGACCGAGATGGCGTGGGACCCGATCACCCGAATCGTCGGCAGCCTCGGGATCTACACCAAGATCGACTTCAAGCAGAAGACCGTCGTGGAGTGTAAGAGCACCAGCTCGATCTTCCGTGGCTACTCGATCTTCATGAAGGGCAAGGACCCGCGCGACGCGCACTTCATCACCAGCCGCATCTGTGGCATCTGCGGTGACAACCACGCGACCTGCTCCTGCTACGCCCAGAACATGGCGTACGGAGTGAAGCCACCGCACCTCGGTGAGTGGATCGTCAACCTCGGCGAGGCGGCCGAGTACATGTTCGACCACAACATCTTCCAGGAGAACCTGGTCGGGGTGGACTACTGCGAGAAGATGGTCGCGGAGACCAACCCCGGAGTGCTCGAGCTCGCCAACAACACCGAGTCACCGAACGCGGAAGCCCATGGCTACAGGACCATCGGCGACATCATGCGGTCGCTGAACCCGTTCACCGGTGAGTTCTACCGTGAGGCGCTGCAGGTCAGCCGCTGGACCCGCGAGATGTTCTGCCTGATGGAGGGCCGGCACGTCCACCCCTCCACGCTCTATCCGGGTGGTGTCGGCACCGTGGCGACGATCCAGCTGATGACCGACTACATCACCCGGTTGATGCGCTACGTCGAGTTCATGAAGAAGGTCGTGCCGATGCACGACGACCTCTTCGACTTCTTCTACCAGGCACTCCCTGGCTACGAGGAGGTCGGCAACCGCCGCATCCTGCTCGCCTGCTGGGGCTCGTTCCAGGACCCCGAGCACTGCAACTTCGAGTACAAGGACATGACCAACTGGGGCCGCAAGATGTACGTCACCCCGGGCATCGTCGTGGACGGCAAGCTCGTCACGACCGACCTGGTGGAGATCAACCTCGGCATCCGCATCCTGCTCGGCTCGTCCTACTACGACGACTGGGAGGGCCAGGAGATATTCGTAGAGAAGGACCCCCTCGGCAACCCGGTCGACCGGCGGCACCCCTGGAACCAGCACACCAACCCGAAGCCGCAGAAGCGCGACCTCGACAACAAGTACAGCTGGGTGATGTCACCGCGCTGGTTCGACGGCAAGGACTACCTCGCCCTCGACACGGGCGGTGGCCCGCTCGCGCGCCTGTGGTCGACGGCGCTGGCCGGACTGGTCGACATCGGCTACGTGCAGTCGACGGGCGAGTCGGTGAAGATCAACCTGCCGAAGACCGCGCTCAAGGGCCCGGTCGAGCTGGAGTGGAAGATCCCGCAGTGGAGCAACACCTTGGAGCGCAACCGGGCACGCACCTACTTCCAGGCGTACGCCGCGGCATGCGCGCTGCACTTCGCCGAGAAGGCGCTGGTCGAGATCCGGGCCGGCCGCACCAAGACCTGGGAGAAGTTCACCGTGCCCGAGACGGGCATCGGCTGCGGCTTCACCGAGGCGGTGCGCGGGGTGCTGAGCCACCACATGGTCATCCGCGACGGGAAGATCGCCAACTACCACCCCTACCCGCCGACCCCGTGGAACGCCAACCCGCGTGACTCCTACGGGACCCCCGGGCCCTACGAGGACGCCGTACAAGGTCAGCCGATCTTCGAGGAGAACGACCGCGAGCACTTCAAGGGCATCGACATCATGCGCACGGTGCGCAGCTTCGACCCGTGCCTGCCGTGCGGCGTGCACATGTATCTCGGAGAGGGGCAGAAGCTCGAGCTGATGCATTCGCCGACCCAGTCCGTCAGCGGGTAG
- a CDS encoding HypC/HybG/HupF family hydrogenase formation chaperone yields MCLAVPGRVLSVEDQDGTTMAQVDFGGLRKEVCLAYIPDVQIGEYVIVHVGFAIQRLDEKSALDTLANFEKLGILEEEFGDGFALAAKQAGEPR; encoded by the coding sequence ATGTGTTTAGCGGTCCCAGGCCGCGTCCTGTCCGTGGAGGATCAGGACGGCACCACCATGGCGCAGGTCGACTTCGGCGGACTCCGCAAGGAGGTCTGCCTGGCCTACATCCCCGACGTACAGATCGGGGAGTACGTCATCGTGCACGTCGGCTTCGCGATCCAGCGGCTCGACGAGAAGTCGGCGCTGGACACGCTGGCCAACTTCGAGAAGCTCGGCATCCTCGAGGAAGAGTTCGGCGACGGCTTCGCCCTCGCAGCCAAGCAGGCGGGAGAACCACGATGA
- the hypF gene encoding carbamoyltransferase HypF: protein MAEQRVRSRFEVSGLVQGVGFRPFVYVTASELGLTGTVANTSSGVLVEVEGAPAAVAELAHRLAHAAPPLADVQEVCETTQPARGGTGFTIEDSPSGEGRTLASPDVATCDDCLRELADPADRRYRHPFITCTNCGPRFTIITGLPYDRAATTMAGFAMCDACRREYDDPTDRRFHAQPIACPDCGPTLELVGDGPRAEGDDAVRRARDLIARGLIVAVKGLGGYHLACDARNEAAVAELRRRKQRGDKPFAVMVRDRGVADGLVTLDEAERRLLTGIRKPIVLLPRADTEQLGASVAPGNPDLGLMLPYTPLHVLLLEAPGTDALVMTSGNLSGEPIVTDDDAARERLSSIADAWLRHDRPIHVPCDDSVARYVGGAELPLRRSRGHAPLPVALPFDVDPVLAVGADLKNTCALASGRYAWVSQHIGDLDDLATQAALTASEAHLEELTGVRPESLVADAHPGYRSSRWAREHAAGREVRTVQHHHAHVASVMGEHGLGSDDTVIGVAFDGTGYGTDGAIWGGEVLVAGYKSFRRAAQLAYVPLAGGDASVLRPYRMALAHLWAAGIPWSDDIPAVAACPETERGVLTHQLSTGLGCVPTSSMGRLFDAVSSIVGVRHTVDYEAEAAIELESLARSAQVSEPYRFAITAPDGGPVLAEPAPVLRAVVDDVRRGAPAAEISARFHAAVATLVADLAGHERRLTGLDVVVLAGGVFQNALLLDSSTRLLEARDFTVLRPRLLPPHDGGIAFGQILIGSLS, encoded by the coding sequence ATGGCTGAGCAGCGCGTGCGCAGCAGGTTCGAGGTCTCCGGTCTCGTGCAGGGGGTCGGCTTCCGCCCGTTCGTCTACGTCACCGCGAGCGAGCTGGGTCTCACCGGCACCGTCGCCAACACGTCCTCAGGGGTGCTGGTCGAGGTGGAAGGAGCTCCGGCCGCGGTGGCCGAGCTGGCTCATCGGCTGGCCCACGCGGCGCCTCCGCTGGCCGACGTGCAGGAGGTCTGCGAAACGACGCAGCCGGCTCGTGGTGGCACCGGCTTCACGATCGAGGACTCCCCGAGCGGCGAGGGACGCACGCTGGCGTCGCCCGATGTCGCGACCTGTGACGACTGCCTCCGCGAGCTCGCCGACCCGGCCGACCGCCGTTACCGCCACCCGTTCATCACCTGCACCAACTGCGGTCCCCGATTCACCATCATCACCGGCCTGCCCTACGACCGGGCCGCGACCACCATGGCCGGATTCGCCATGTGCGACGCCTGTCGCCGCGAGTACGACGACCCGACGGACCGGCGCTTCCACGCCCAGCCGATCGCGTGCCCCGACTGCGGCCCGACCCTGGAGCTTGTCGGCGACGGGCCACGGGCGGAAGGTGACGACGCCGTACGCCGTGCGCGTGACCTGATCGCCCGTGGCCTGATCGTCGCCGTCAAGGGGCTGGGCGGCTACCACCTGGCCTGCGATGCCCGCAACGAGGCGGCCGTCGCCGAGCTGCGCCGCCGCAAGCAGCGCGGCGACAAGCCGTTCGCGGTGATGGTGCGCGACCGCGGGGTGGCCGACGGACTCGTGACCTTGGACGAGGCAGAGCGCCGGTTGCTCACCGGCATCCGCAAGCCGATCGTGCTGCTTCCCCGCGCCGACACCGAGCAGCTCGGTGCATCTGTCGCGCCGGGCAACCCCGACCTCGGCCTGATGCTGCCCTACACGCCGCTGCACGTGCTGCTGCTGGAGGCACCCGGCACCGACGCGCTCGTGATGACGTCCGGCAACCTCTCCGGTGAGCCGATCGTCACCGACGACGACGCGGCTCGCGAGCGGCTGTCCTCGATCGCCGACGCCTGGCTGCGGCACGACCGCCCCATCCACGTGCCGTGCGACGACTCGGTGGCCCGCTACGTCGGCGGTGCCGAGTTGCCGCTGCGGCGCTCCCGTGGCCACGCGCCGTTGCCGGTCGCGCTGCCGTTCGACGTCGACCCGGTGCTGGCCGTCGGGGCAGACCTCAAGAACACGTGCGCGCTCGCTTCGGGTCGCTACGCCTGGGTGAGCCAGCACATCGGCGACCTCGACGACCTCGCCACCCAGGCGGCGCTGACCGCCTCGGAGGCTCACCTCGAGGAGCTCACCGGCGTGCGGCCCGAGTCCCTCGTCGCCGACGCGCACCCGGGCTACCGGTCCAGCCGCTGGGCACGTGAGCATGCCGCCGGTCGTGAGGTCCGCACCGTCCAGCACCACCACGCGCACGTGGCCTCGGTGATGGGGGAGCACGGGCTCGGCAGCGACGACACCGTCATCGGGGTGGCGTTCGACGGCACCGGCTACGGCACCGACGGCGCCATCTGGGGTGGCGAGGTCCTGGTCGCCGGCTACAAGTCGTTCCGGCGAGCAGCCCAGCTGGCCTACGTCCCACTCGCCGGCGGCGACGCGAGTGTGCTGCGGCCGTATCGGATGGCGCTGGCGCACCTGTGGGCCGCCGGCATCCCGTGGTCCGACGACATCCCGGCCGTGGCGGCCTGTCCCGAGACCGAGCGCGGCGTGCTGACCCACCAGCTGTCGACCGGACTGGGGTGCGTGCCCACGTCGAGCATGGGACGCCTCTTCGACGCCGTGTCCTCGATAGTCGGAGTCCGGCACACCGTGGACTACGAGGCCGAGGCTGCGATCGAGCTCGAGTCCCTGGCGCGCTCGGCGCAGGTTTCGGAGCCCTACCGGTTCGCGATCACGGCTCCCGACGGCGGCCCGGTGCTCGCGGAGCCCGCACCCGTGCTGCGCGCCGTCGTGGACGACGTACGCCGTGGAGCGCCGGCCGCCGAGATCTCGGCGCGGTTCCATGCCGCTGTCGCGACCCTTGTCGCCGACCTCGCCGGCCACGAACGCCGGCTGACCGGTCTCGACGTGGTCGTCCTCGCCGGCGGGGTGTTCCAGAACGCCCTGCTGCTCGACAGCTCCACTCGGCTGTTGGAGGCACGCGACTTCACCGTCCTGCGCCCGCGGCTGCTTCCACCCCACGACGGGGGCATCGCCTTCGGACAGATCCTGATCGGCTCGCTGAGCTGA
- a CDS encoding HypC/HybG/HupF family hydrogenase formation chaperone, whose product MCLGIPGRVVRVLEGNAGMLALVDVLGAQRPVNLGMLEDMAVEPGEWVLIHMGFVVERVDEAAAEKAMTGLEMMGRARDG is encoded by the coding sequence ATGTGCCTCGGGATCCCCGGCCGCGTCGTGCGAGTCCTGGAGGGCAACGCCGGGATGCTCGCCCTGGTCGACGTGCTCGGCGCGCAGCGTCCGGTCAACCTGGGGATGCTCGAGGACATGGCGGTCGAGCCGGGCGAGTGGGTGCTGATCCACATGGGCTTCGTCGTCGAACGCGTCGATGAAGCAGCGGCCGAGAAGGCCATGACCGGCCTCGAGATGATGGGTCGCGCGCGCGATGGCTGA
- a CDS encoding NifU family protein: MAEVEGADQLRATGERIDALLDASGSGGVVARERAEELVRLVADLYGAGLERILDITYEAGQLTDEVLAALAADDLVASLLLVHGLHPYDVGQRVEQALESVRPYLGSHGGDVELLEVSDEGTVRLRLLGSCDGCPSSSVTLKLAVEGAIEAAAPEITGIEVEDAEPSGAETLIPVSSLRSRLEETTSSWEPLPDLAALTSGAVTTVEVSGARILVCRLGPELFAYANRCARCEESLDGAALSRRLGAAVGEAVLRCPACRAHYDVRRAGACLDDESLHLVPVPLLTDGDVTSVAVVTPVSA, from the coding sequence ATGGCGGAAGTCGAGGGGGCCGACCAGCTCAGGGCCACGGGCGAGCGCATCGACGCGCTGCTGGACGCCAGTGGCTCGGGCGGCGTGGTGGCGCGCGAGCGCGCGGAGGAGCTGGTCCGGCTGGTGGCCGACCTGTACGGTGCCGGGCTCGAGCGCATCCTCGACATCACCTACGAGGCGGGGCAGCTCACCGACGAGGTGCTGGCCGCGCTGGCCGCCGACGACCTGGTGGCGAGCCTGCTGCTGGTGCACGGCCTGCATCCCTACGACGTGGGACAGCGCGTCGAACAGGCGCTCGAGAGTGTCCGGCCCTACCTCGGCTCGCACGGTGGTGACGTCGAGCTGCTCGAGGTCAGCGACGAGGGCACGGTCCGGCTGCGGCTGCTCGGCAGCTGCGACGGCTGCCCGTCGTCGTCGGTGACCCTCAAGCTCGCCGTCGAGGGGGCGATCGAGGCGGCCGCCCCCGAGATCACCGGCATCGAGGTCGAGGACGCCGAGCCGAGCGGTGCCGAGACGCTGATCCCGGTCTCCTCCCTGCGCTCGCGGCTCGAGGAGACCACGTCGTCCTGGGAGCCGCTTCCCGACCTCGCAGCCCTGACATCGGGCGCCGTGACGACGGTCGAGGTCAGCGGCGCGCGGATCCTCGTCTGCCGTCTGGGCCCGGAGCTCTTCGCGTACGCCAACCGCTGTGCCCGCTGCGAGGAGTCGCTCGACGGTGCGGCGCTGTCGCGAAGGCTGGGTGCCGCGGTGGGCGAGGCGGTTCTGCGCTGCCCCGCCTGCCGCGCGCACTACGACGTACGACGTGCCGGTGCGTGTCTCGACGACGAGTCCCTGCACCTGGTCCCCGTGCCTCTGCTCACCGATGGCGACGTCACCTCGGTAGCGGTCGTCACTCCGGTCTCGGCATGA
- the hypB gene encoding hydrogenase nickel incorporation protein HypB: MCSTCGCGEADVRVTTPGAASDAAGHGHGHGHGHGHDENHSHDESHSHDHVHLEQDDELRTHTLELEVAVLAKNDGLAARNRAWLAERRITALNLMSSPGAGKTTLLERTIAATDRAVSVIEGDQETLFDAERIRKAGARAVQVNTGAGCHLDATMVSRALEQLRPERDSIVFIENVGNLVCPALFDLGELRKVVVISVTEGDDKPLKYPHMFAAADLVVINKTDLLPYVDFDMERLTVDARKLNPLVQVVPVSAKTGENLDAWLTWLT, encoded by the coding sequence ATGTGCAGCACCTGCGGATGCGGCGAGGCCGACGTACGCGTGACGACGCCTGGCGCCGCGAGCGACGCGGCCGGCCACGGGCATGGCCACGGCCACGGCCACGGGCACGACGAAAACCACAGCCACGACGAAAGCCACAGTCACGACCACGTGCACCTCGAGCAGGACGACGAGCTGCGCACCCACACCCTGGAGCTCGAGGTCGCCGTGCTGGCCAAGAACGACGGACTGGCAGCGCGCAACCGGGCCTGGCTGGCCGAACGCCGCATCACCGCGCTCAACCTGATGAGCTCGCCCGGGGCAGGCAAGACGACCCTGCTCGAACGCACGATCGCCGCAACGGACCGGGCGGTCAGCGTGATCGAGGGCGACCAGGAGACGCTCTTCGACGCCGAGCGGATCCGCAAGGCCGGCGCCCGGGCGGTGCAGGTGAACACCGGGGCGGGCTGTCACCTCGACGCCACCATGGTGTCCCGCGCACTCGAGCAGCTGCGGCCGGAACGCGACAGCATCGTGTTCATCGAGAACGTCGGCAACCTGGTCTGCCCGGCCCTGTTCGACCTCGGGGAGCTGCGCAAGGTCGTCGTGATCTCGGTGACCGAGGGCGACGACAAGCCGCTGAAGTACCCCCACATGTTCGCGGCCGCGGACCTCGTCGTCATCAACAAGACCGACCTGCTGCCGTACGTCGACTTCGACATGGAGCGCCTGACCGTGGACGCCCGGAAGCTGAACCCCCTTGTGCAGGTGGTCCCGGTGTCTGCGAAGACCGGCGAGAACCTCGATGCCTGGCTGACCTGGCTGACCTGA
- a CDS encoding DUF6084 family protein — MSSYEFSVVDVFAEPYAAAPQLTARLRIQETSGETIHAIALRCQVRIEPQRRRYAEADESGLRALFGDRDRWVDTLKPFLWMQCSSMVQGFTGITEVDLALPCTYDFEITGSRYLHAVGEGDIPIVFLFSGTVFTKGVNGFGVVQVPWDCEASYQLPVQVWQQMIASYYPNTGWIRLDHDVLAELAGFKAQHGLTTWEETVQTLLATRDGVQP; from the coding sequence ATGAGCAGCTACGAGTTCTCCGTGGTCGACGTCTTCGCCGAGCCGTACGCCGCCGCACCACAGCTCACCGCGCGGCTGCGCATCCAGGAGACGAGCGGCGAGACGATCCACGCGATCGCGCTGCGCTGTCAGGTGCGGATCGAGCCCCAGCGCCGTCGCTACGCGGAGGCCGACGAGTCCGGTCTCCGCGCGCTCTTCGGCGACCGGGACCGCTGGGTCGACACCCTCAAGCCGTTCCTGTGGATGCAGTGCAGCTCCATGGTCCAGGGTTTCACCGGCATCACCGAGGTCGACCTGGCGCTGCCGTGCACCTACGACTTCGAGATCACCGGGTCGCGCTACCTGCACGCCGTCGGTGAGGGTGACATCCCGATCGTCTTCCTCTTCTCGGGCACCGTCTTCACCAAGGGCGTCAACGGCTTCGGAGTGGTGCAGGTGCCCTGGGACTGCGAGGCGTCCTATCAGCTCCCGGTGCAGGTCTGGCAGCAGATGATCGCGTCCTACTACCCGAACACCGGATGGATCCGCCTCGACCACGACGTCCTGGCCGAGCTGGCCGGCTTCAAGGCCCAGCACGGCCTGACCACGTGGGAAGAGACCGTGCAGACCCTCCTCGCAACCAGGGACGGCGTCCAGCCATGA